One window of the Trifolium pratense cultivar HEN17-A07 linkage group LG2, ARS_RC_1.1, whole genome shotgun sequence genome contains the following:
- the LOC123907565 gene encoding phytochrome-interacting ankyrin-repeat protein 1-like: MLEERPITLRQSPSRRRLLRPGVGTDDRGWTSLHVYSRKGDIKVVKKLLNEGMDVNVSAWGPKSKGVTPLHLAAEGGHLGVMDELLERGANIDARTKGACGWTPLHIAAKERNRDAVKFLVENGAFLPPDMNDSRFNPPLHYCPGLEWAYEEMKRLRREELSPGETSCSSEN; encoded by the exons ATGCTTGAGGAACGGCCAATTACGTTGAGACAAAGTCCTTCGAGAAGGAGATTGTTGAGGCCTGGTGTTGGTACTGATGATAGAGGTTGGACCTCACTTCATGTTTATTCACGGAAAGGTGATATCAAAGTG GTAAAAAAACTTCTCAACGAAGGAATGGATGTTAATGTGAGTGCATGGGGCCCTAAATCTAAAGGAGTGACCCCTCTCCACCTTGCCGCAGAAGGTGGTCACCTTGGAGTGATGGATGAACTGCTTGAGCGTGGTGCCAATATTGATGCCAGGACTAAGGGTGCTTGTGGCT GGACACCACTCCACATTGCAGCTAAAGAGAGAAATAGGGATGCTGTGAAATTCTTGGTAGAGAATGGAGCATTCTTGCCACCAGATATGAATGATAGCAGATTTAATCCGCCTCTTCATTACTGCCCAGGACTTGAATGGGCCTATGAGGAAATGAAACGACTTCGACGGGAAGAATTGTCTCCGGGGGAGACATCTTGCAGCTCAGAAAATTAA
- the LOC123907564 gene encoding trihelix transcription factor GT-3b-like, which yields MYGGGGVGDDDLAARLGMIPPSLLIPTTSVRDERLPTQLQWSQQETREFIAIRAELERDFTASKRNKTLWEVVSSKMRERGYRRSPEQCKCKWKNLVNRYKGKETSDPEHGRQCPFFEELHAVFTERAHNMQRLLLESETRSAQTKKGVKRIRSGDRSSEEISEDDEDVEDDSEEERPARSNTRKRKAGKIATEKSSRANNSNIQEMLKEFFQNQLRMEMQWREMMERRAHERQLFEQEWRQSMEKLERERLMIEQEWREREEHRRLREESRAERRDALLTTLLNKLIHESN from the exons ATGTACGGTGGTGGAGGAGTCGGAGACGATGATCTGGCCGCTCGCTTAGGGATGATACCGCCGTCGCTACTAATTCCGACGACGTCGGTGAGAGATGAGAGGCTTCCAACTCAGCTGCAGTGGAGTCAGCAGGAAACGAGAGAGTTCATAGCGATAAGAGCAGAGCTTGAGAGAGACTTCACTGCTTCGAAGAGGAACAAGACGCTTTGGGAAGTGGTGAGTTCAAAGATGAGGGAGAGAGGGTATAGAAGAAGTCCTGAACAATGTAAATGCAAGTGGAAGAATCTTGTTAATCGCTATAag GGAAAAGAGACATCTGATCCAGAGCATGGCAGACAATGTCCATTTTTCGAAGAGTTGCATGCAGTTTTTACTGAAAGAGCACATAACATGCAACGGTTACTTCTTGAATCTGAAACTCGTTCAGCTCAAACAAAGAAAGGAGTGAAAAGGATAAGAAGTGGAGATCGATCCTCAGAGGAAATCTCAGAAGATGATGAGGACGTTGAAGATGACAGTGAAGAGGAGAGACCTGCGAGAAGCAATACTCGTAAAAGGAAAGCTGGCAAAATTGCAACGGAGAAGTCTTCAAGAGCAAACAATAGTAATATTCAGGAAATGCTCAAGGAATTTTTCCAGAACCAACTAAGGATGGAGATGCAGTGGAGGGAAATGATGGAAAGACGTGCACATGAAAGACAGTTGTTTGAACAGGAATGGCGACAGTCAATGGAAAAGCTTGAGAGGGAGAGATTAATGATTGAACAGGAATGGAGGGAGAGAGAAGAGCATAGGAGACTGAGGGAGGAGAGTAGAGCAGAGAGAAGGGACGCTTTGTTGACGACCCTTTTAAACAAACTCATTCATGAATCTAACTAA